The sequence TCTTACGTTATTCATACCAATATTAGATAAATAATCAATAGCAACCCCTAACCCTACAGGATCAATAAAATTCGGGGTACCTGCTTCAAATTTGGCTGGAACATCATTCCATGTGGCAGTGGTATATGTAACTTCTTTTACCATTTCTCCTCCCCTGAGAAAGGGTTCTAGTTTTTCTAGTACAGAAGTTTTTGCGTATAATATACCAATTCCCGGTGGGGCTAACATTTTATGTCCTGAAAATGCCAGGAAGTCGCAGTCTAGAACTTGGACATCTACAGGCATATGAGGAACACTTTGAGCAGCGTCTATGCAAGTTAGTGCCCCCATGGATTTTGCTTTTTTAATGATTTCTTCTACAGGGTTTATTGTTCCAGTAAGATTAGAAACATGGACGACCGAAACAATTTTTGTTGTTTCGGTTATTAATTCATCTATTTTTTCAAGGTCTAAAGTTCCTTGTGATGTGGTTGGGATTAGTCTTAGTTCACAATTTGTTTTTTGTGAAACATATTGCCACGGAACCAAGTTGCTATGATGCTCTAATTCGGTAACAACAATATTATCACGCGAAGTAAGATTGTTAAGTCCCCACGCATATGCAATAAGGTTTAATGCTTCTGTAGTATTTCTTACAAATACTATTTCTTCGTTTGAATTAGCATTAATAAATTTCGCGACTTTTTCTCGGGCCAGTTCGTATCGTTCAGTTGCTTCCATACTTGTTGTATGAACTCCTCTATGAACATTGGAATTATATAGTTCATAGCTCTCTACGATAGATTGTATAACTTGGTTAGGTTTTTGAGTTGATGCAGCATTATCTAAATATACCAAAGGTATATTGTTGATTCGTTTTTGTAGAATAGGAAAGTCACTTTTAATACTAGCG comes from SAR202 cluster bacterium and encodes:
- a CDS encoding cysteine desulfurase, encoding MIDIASIKSDFPILQKRINNIPLVYLDNAASTQKPNQVIQSIVESYELYNSNVHRGVHTTSMEATERYELAREKVAKFINANSNEEIVFVRNTTEALNLIAYAWGLNNLTSRDNIVVTELEHHSNLVPWQYVSQKTNCELRLIPTTSQGTLDLEKIDELITETTKIVSVVHVSNLTGTINPVEEIIKKAKSMGALTCIDAAQSVPHMPVDVQVLDCDFLAFSGHKMLAPPGIGILYAKTSVLEKLEPFLRGGEMVKEVTYTTATWNDVPAKFEAGTPNFIDPVGLGVAIDYLSNIGMNNVRQHEKELISYALDKLVEIPGLEIIGPINPEIRGGVATFSMNDIHPHDIGTILDQRGIAIRTGHHCGMPYHKKLGLSATARASFYIYNDYNDIDKLIEGMNDVIHFFK